The following are encoded in a window of Vespa crabro chromosome 2, iyVesCrab1.2, whole genome shotgun sequence genomic DNA:
- the LOC124433112 gene encoding liprin-alpha-1 isoform X5: protein MWSAMCDVMPTIAEDSISQRSSQFSGDDANFEQLMVSMLDERDKLMDSLRECQERVQEAETRVRELEKERDSLNRQIYANIPQELSQLTKELAAARENILQREEEISELKAERNNTRLLLEHLECLVSRHERSLRMTVVKRQAAAQSGVSSEVEVLKALKSLFEHHKALDEKVRERLRVALERNTSLEEELAHTKEELQQYKVSGITPKAIDDKPKENGQTDDGQQQNKNETEQAESQQEPQQQLQQQLQQQQQQQQQHAIQKLGTEKPTEIASRLSNGSLDPSDQDSAVRVIDLQATLDKQSTELSTWQRRVAELSGRVAELEETLSKTQKDLLKTQEINVKLQRDLRENVAQKEDQEERIATLEKRYLNAQRESTSLHDLNEKLEQELQHKKAQLKLQEEKIAAIQEKLELAEQKLTQYAKLPEMEEQLKQRMEALTQVRRPNQQAQERHGSAEDRIQRLEAQLDEKNAEVMRVNQRLKMNEEHNTRLSATVDKLLSESNDRLQTHLTERMEAIEEKNAITQELEKTRKIAEDLQNEKADIVKELGKARLEIDNVKRQMLQQEIAFNIQQTDALTRSLSPNAVDPGSFSRSASHSSFDTHSLPRRGGKRAVIEEDASKNYVVRTLAEQEWEKLQQAHVLANVQQAFDVSSDAEGDGDNESIFSCSAEVISPAGHTDAQTLALMLQEQLDAINNEIRLIQEEKQNTEARAEELESRVGSFEHMNLLARGRSLERASPPLSGRSTPKSHHSPNRDYLHKYHTAPASMSPAHLHQYAASLASPGQLSESLPASQLQLSGEELHSVSERDSVGGAGSASSDAASPLTARSLRLERVVQALAHSQEELRRRTGQTGFPSSGFSPHSRHGQHSNGALNSGTPPSPLSSRHSSQDSLHKNNLSSVGLPIGQLSSSHLHMQTTMSPATAAAVAAAQKKKGIKSSLGRFFSKKEKIKGKDTTMPGDVPGMGGASTPADPDYGDSVSVAGTLGSKSDFDRRKKKSMLDSSRHELLAEAMKAGTPFALWNGPTVVAWLELWVGMPTWYVAACRANVKSGAIMSALSDTEIQREIGISNSLHRLKLRLAIQEMVSLTSPSAPKTSRTTLAFGDMNHEWIGNVWLPSLGLPQYRSTFMECLVDARMLDHLTKKDLRGQLRMIDSFHRTSLQYGISCLKRLNYDRQQLEERRRMAEGANVDVLVWSNDRVIRWVQSIGLKEYGNHLLESGVHGALIALDESFDANSFALALQIPTQNTQARQLLEMEFANLLTVGTERRPDVSNMKS, encoded by the exons GAACTGTCACAATTAACAAAAGAATTAGCAGCGGCACGTGAAAACATTTtacagagagaagaagaaatatcagAATTGAAAGCAGAACGGAACAACACACGT CTTCTACTGGAACATCTTGAATGTTTGGTTTCTCGACACGAACGATCGCTAAGAATGACGGTCGTAAAACGTCAAGCCGCGGCACAATCGGGCGTGTCGTCGGAAGTTGAAGTACTAAAAGCTTTAAAGAGTTTGTTCGAACATCATAAAGCTTTGGACGAGAAG gtACGCGAACGATTGCGCGTAGCTCTCGAAAGGAATACGAGCCTTGAAGAGGAATTGGCCCATACCAAAGAAGAG CTCCAACAGTATAAAGTAAGTGGAATTACGCCTAAAGCCATAGATGACAAACCTAAAGAAAATGGTCAAACAGACGATGGTCAACAACAAAACAAG AATGAGACTGAGCAGGCTGAAAGTCAGCAGGAGCCACAACAGCAGCTTCAACAGCAActacagcagcagcagcagcagcagcagcaacacgCAATACAAAAGCTAGGTACAGAGAAGCCAACAGAGATAGCAAGCAGATTGAGCAATGGCAGTCTTGATCCATCCGACCAGGATTCGGCAGTACGAGTAATAGACTTGCAAGCCACTCTTGATAAGCAG aGTACTGAGTTAAGTACATGGCAACGGCGTGTAGCAGAATTGAGCGGACGAGTTGCAGAATTAGAAGAAACACTCTCTAAAACTCAGAAGGATCTTTTAAAAACTCAGGAAATTAATGTTAAGTTGCAAAGAGATCTGCGTGAAAATGTTGCACAGAAAGAGGACCAAGAAGAAAGGATTGCAACTCTTGAAAAACGTTATCTCAATGCTCAACGGGAATCAACTAGCTTACATGATCTCAATGAGAAATTAGAACAGGAACTTCAACATAAAAAAGCTCAATTAAAG cttcaagaagaaaagatagcaGCTATACAAGAAAAATTGGAACTTGCTGAACAAAAATTAACTCAATATGCTAAGTTACCTGAAATGGAAGAACAATTGAAGCAGAGGATGGAGGCTCTGACCCAGGTGAGGAGGCCCAACCAG CAGGCCCAGGAGAGGCATGGTAGTGCAGAAGATAGAATACAAAGGTTAGAAGCACAATTAGACGAGAAAAATGCAGAAGTAATGCGTGTCAATCAACGACTTAAGATGAATGAGGAACATAATACTCGATTAAGTGCAACCGTTGATAAACTTTTATCTG aaTCTAATGACAGGTTACAGACACATTTAACAGAAAGAATGGAAgcaatagaagaaaagaatgcgATAACACAGGAACTTGAAAAGACAAGGAAAATAGCTGAAGatttacaaaatgaaaaagcagATATTGTTAAAGAACTAGGAAAAGCACGTCTCGAAATTGATAATGTAAAGAGACAAATGCTTCAGCAAGAAATTGCTTTTAATATTCAACAAACGGATGCATTGACTAGAAGTCTTTCTCCAAATGCTGTGGATCCTGGCTCATTTTCTAGAAGTGCAAGTCATAGTAGTTTTGACACACATTCATTACCTAGGAGAGGAGGCAAAAGAGCTGTGATAGAAGAGGATGCTTCAAAG aATTATGTAGTACGTACTCTTGCGGAACAAGAATGGGAAAAACTTCAACAAGCTCATGTTCTAGCAAATGTGCAACAAGCATTTGATGTTTCCAGCGATGCTGAAGGTGACGGTGATAATGAAAGTATCTTCAGTTGTTCGGCAGAGGTAATTAGTCCAGCAGGACACACCGATGCTCAAACACTTGCGCTAATGTTACAAGAACAATTAGATGCTATCAATAATGAGATTAGATTAATTCAG gaagaaaaacagaacACCGAAGCACGAGCAGAAGAATTAGAATCTCGAGTAGGTAGCTTTGAACATATGAATTTATTAGCAAGAGGACGCAGTCTCGAGCGAGCGTCACCTCCATTAAGTGGTCGCTCTACACCAAAATCACATCACAGCCCTAACAGAGATTATTTACACAAATATCACACA GCACCAGCATCAATGTCTCCTGCTCATTTACATCAGTATGCTGCATCCCTTGCTAGTCCTGGACAACTTTCAGAATCACTTCCTGCAAGCCAG TTGCAGTTGTCTGGGGAAGAACTGCATTCAGTGAGTGAAAGAGACAGCGTTGGTGGTGCTGGAAGTGCTAGCAGCGATGCCGCTTCCCCATTGACAGCCAGATCACTTAGATTAGAACGTGTTGTGCAAGCACTTGCTCATAGCCAGGAAGAGCTAAGAAG ACGTACTGGACAAACAGGATTCCCCAGCAGTGGCTTTTCCCCACACAG CAGGCATGGACAACATAGCAACGGCGCACTCAATTCTGGGACTCCTCCTTCCCCATTGTCCTCACGCCATAGTAGCCAGGACAGTTTACACAAGAACAATCTATCCAGTGTTGGACTACCCATTGGACAATTGTCGAGTTCGCATCTGCACATGCAAACAACCATGAGTCCAGCAACAGCAGCTGCAGTGGCAGCAGCtcagaagaaaaaaggcatAAAGAGCAGTCTTGGTAGATTTTtcagtaaaaaggaaaag ataaaaggaaaggataCAACGATGCCTGGAGATGTACCTGGTATGGGAGGTGCGAGTACACCAGCAGATCCTGATTATGGAGATAGCGTCTCTGTGGCAGGAACATTAGGGAGCAAGAGTGATtttgatcgaagaaaaaagaaaag TATGCTGGATTCTTCACGACATGAGCTATTGGCTGAAGCGATGAAAGCTGGAACACCTTTTGCTCTTTGGAACGGACCAACTGTTGTTGCTTGGCTGGAGCTTTGGGTTGGCATGCCTACCTGGTATGTTGCGGCATGTCGAGCTAACGTCAAAAGTGGTGCTATAATGAGTGCATTGAGTGACACCGAAATACAACGTGAGATCGGTATCAG TAACTCTTTGCACCGATTGAAATTGAGACTAGCTATCCAGGAAATGGTGTCACTTACAAGTCCATCTGCACCTAAAACTTCTCGCACAACATTAGCTTTTGGAGATATGAATCACGAATGGATAGGAAATGTATGGTTACCAAGTCTTGGATTACCCCAATATCGATCCACTTTCATGGAGTGCCTTGTTGACGCTAGAATGTTGGATCACCTCACTAAAAAGGATCTGCGTGGTCAACTTAGGATGATTGATAGTTTTCATag AACAAGTTTGCAGTACGGGATTTCGTGTTTGAAGAGATTAAATTATGACAGACAACAGttagaggaaagaagaaggatggcAGAAGGAGCTAATGTAGATGTTCTTGTATGGAGTAACGATAGAGTCATACGATGGGTGCAATCAATTGGTCTAAAG GAATATGGAAACCATCTCTTAGAATCTGGAGTACATGGTGCCCTAATTGCTTTGGATGAAAGTTTTGATGCAAATAGTTTTGCTCTCGCTTTGCAAATTCCTACACAAAATACACAG gcAAGACAACTTTTAGAAATGGAATTTGCAAATTTATTAACGGTAGGAACAGAGAGGCGACCTGACGTTTCTAATATGAAATCCTGA
- the LOC124433112 gene encoding liprin-alpha-1 isoform X4 yields the protein MWSAMCDVMPTIAEDSISQRSSQFSGDDANFEQLMVSMLDERDKLMDSLRECQERVQEAETRVRELEKERDSLNRQIYANIPQELSQLTKELAAARENILQREEEISELKAERNNTRLLLEHLECLVSRHERSLRMTVVKRQAAAQSGVSSEVEVLKALKSLFEHHKALDEKVRERLRVALERNTSLEEELAHTKEELQQYKVSGITPKAIDDKPKENGQTDDGQQQNKNETEQAESQQEPQQQLQQQLQQQQQQQQQHAIQKLGTEKPTEIASRLSNGSLDPSDQDSAVRVIDLQATLDKQSTELSTWQRRVAELSGRVAELEETLSKTQKDLLKTQEINVKLQRDLRENVAQKEDQEERIATLEKRYLNAQRESTSLHDLNEKLEQELQHKKAQLKLQEEKIAAIQEKLELAEQKLTQYAKLPEMEEQLKQRMEALTQVRRPNQQAQERHGSAEDRIQRLEAQLDEKNAEVMRVNQRLKMNEEHNTRLSATVDKLLSESNDRLQTHLTERMEAIEEKNAITQELEKTRKIAEDLQNEKADIVKELGKARLEIDNVKRQMLQQEIAFNIQQTDALTRSLSPNAVDPGSFSRSASHSSFDTHSLPRRGGKRAVIEEDASKNYVVRTLAEQEWEKLQQAHVLANVQQAFDVSSDAEGDGDNESIFSCSAEVISPAGHTDAQTLALMLQEQLDAINNEIRLIQEEKQNTEARAEELESRVGSFEHMNLLARGRSLERASPPLSGRSTPKSHHSPNRDYLHKYHTAPASMSPAHLHQYAASLASPGQLSESLPASQLSGEELHSVSERDSVGGAGSASSDAASPLTARSLRLERVVQALAHSQEELRRRTGQTGFPSSGFSPHSRHGQHSNGALNSGTPPSPLSSRHSSQDSLHKNNLSSVGLPIGQLSSSHLHMQTTMSPATAAAVAAAQKKKGIKSSLGRFFSKKEKIKGKDTTMPGDVPGMGGASTPADPDYGDSVSVAGTLGSKSDFDRRKKKSPSMFGSMLDSSRHELLAEAMKAGTPFALWNGPTVVAWLELWVGMPTWYVAACRANVKSGAIMSALSDTEIQREIGISNSLHRLKLRLAIQEMVSLTSPSAPKTSRTTLAFGDMNHEWIGNVWLPSLGLPQYRSTFMECLVDARMLDHLTKKDLRGQLRMIDSFHRTSLQYGISCLKRLNYDRQQLEERRRMAEGANVDVLVWSNDRVIRWVQSIGLKEYGNHLLESGVHGALIALDESFDANSFALALQIPTQNTQARQLLEMEFANLLTVGTERRPDVSNMKS from the exons GAACTGTCACAATTAACAAAAGAATTAGCAGCGGCACGTGAAAACATTTtacagagagaagaagaaatatcagAATTGAAAGCAGAACGGAACAACACACGT CTTCTACTGGAACATCTTGAATGTTTGGTTTCTCGACACGAACGATCGCTAAGAATGACGGTCGTAAAACGTCAAGCCGCGGCACAATCGGGCGTGTCGTCGGAAGTTGAAGTACTAAAAGCTTTAAAGAGTTTGTTCGAACATCATAAAGCTTTGGACGAGAAG gtACGCGAACGATTGCGCGTAGCTCTCGAAAGGAATACGAGCCTTGAAGAGGAATTGGCCCATACCAAAGAAGAG CTCCAACAGTATAAAGTAAGTGGAATTACGCCTAAAGCCATAGATGACAAACCTAAAGAAAATGGTCAAACAGACGATGGTCAACAACAAAACAAG AATGAGACTGAGCAGGCTGAAAGTCAGCAGGAGCCACAACAGCAGCTTCAACAGCAActacagcagcagcagcagcagcagcagcaacacgCAATACAAAAGCTAGGTACAGAGAAGCCAACAGAGATAGCAAGCAGATTGAGCAATGGCAGTCTTGATCCATCCGACCAGGATTCGGCAGTACGAGTAATAGACTTGCAAGCCACTCTTGATAAGCAG aGTACTGAGTTAAGTACATGGCAACGGCGTGTAGCAGAATTGAGCGGACGAGTTGCAGAATTAGAAGAAACACTCTCTAAAACTCAGAAGGATCTTTTAAAAACTCAGGAAATTAATGTTAAGTTGCAAAGAGATCTGCGTGAAAATGTTGCACAGAAAGAGGACCAAGAAGAAAGGATTGCAACTCTTGAAAAACGTTATCTCAATGCTCAACGGGAATCAACTAGCTTACATGATCTCAATGAGAAATTAGAACAGGAACTTCAACATAAAAAAGCTCAATTAAAG cttcaagaagaaaagatagcaGCTATACAAGAAAAATTGGAACTTGCTGAACAAAAATTAACTCAATATGCTAAGTTACCTGAAATGGAAGAACAATTGAAGCAGAGGATGGAGGCTCTGACCCAGGTGAGGAGGCCCAACCAG CAGGCCCAGGAGAGGCATGGTAGTGCAGAAGATAGAATACAAAGGTTAGAAGCACAATTAGACGAGAAAAATGCAGAAGTAATGCGTGTCAATCAACGACTTAAGATGAATGAGGAACATAATACTCGATTAAGTGCAACCGTTGATAAACTTTTATCTG aaTCTAATGACAGGTTACAGACACATTTAACAGAAAGAATGGAAgcaatagaagaaaagaatgcgATAACACAGGAACTTGAAAAGACAAGGAAAATAGCTGAAGatttacaaaatgaaaaagcagATATTGTTAAAGAACTAGGAAAAGCACGTCTCGAAATTGATAATGTAAAGAGACAAATGCTTCAGCAAGAAATTGCTTTTAATATTCAACAAACGGATGCATTGACTAGAAGTCTTTCTCCAAATGCTGTGGATCCTGGCTCATTTTCTAGAAGTGCAAGTCATAGTAGTTTTGACACACATTCATTACCTAGGAGAGGAGGCAAAAGAGCTGTGATAGAAGAGGATGCTTCAAAG aATTATGTAGTACGTACTCTTGCGGAACAAGAATGGGAAAAACTTCAACAAGCTCATGTTCTAGCAAATGTGCAACAAGCATTTGATGTTTCCAGCGATGCTGAAGGTGACGGTGATAATGAAAGTATCTTCAGTTGTTCGGCAGAGGTAATTAGTCCAGCAGGACACACCGATGCTCAAACACTTGCGCTAATGTTACAAGAACAATTAGATGCTATCAATAATGAGATTAGATTAATTCAG gaagaaaaacagaacACCGAAGCACGAGCAGAAGAATTAGAATCTCGAGTAGGTAGCTTTGAACATATGAATTTATTAGCAAGAGGACGCAGTCTCGAGCGAGCGTCACCTCCATTAAGTGGTCGCTCTACACCAAAATCACATCACAGCCCTAACAGAGATTATTTACACAAATATCACACA GCACCAGCATCAATGTCTCCTGCTCATTTACATCAGTATGCTGCATCCCTTGCTAGTCCTGGACAACTTTCAGAATCACTTCCTGCAAGCCAG TTGTCTGGGGAAGAACTGCATTCAGTGAGTGAAAGAGACAGCGTTGGTGGTGCTGGAAGTGCTAGCAGCGATGCCGCTTCCCCATTGACAGCCAGATCACTTAGATTAGAACGTGTTGTGCAAGCACTTGCTCATAGCCAGGAAGAGCTAAGAAG ACGTACTGGACAAACAGGATTCCCCAGCAGTGGCTTTTCCCCACACAG CAGGCATGGACAACATAGCAACGGCGCACTCAATTCTGGGACTCCTCCTTCCCCATTGTCCTCACGCCATAGTAGCCAGGACAGTTTACACAAGAACAATCTATCCAGTGTTGGACTACCCATTGGACAATTGTCGAGTTCGCATCTGCACATGCAAACAACCATGAGTCCAGCAACAGCAGCTGCAGTGGCAGCAGCtcagaagaaaaaaggcatAAAGAGCAGTCTTGGTAGATTTTtcagtaaaaaggaaaag ataaaaggaaaggataCAACGATGCCTGGAGATGTACCTGGTATGGGAGGTGCGAGTACACCAGCAGATCCTGATTATGGAGATAGCGTCTCTGTGGCAGGAACATTAGGGAGCAAGAGTGATtttgatcgaagaaaaaagaaaag TCCCAGTATGTTTGGTAGTATGCTGGATTCTTCACGACATGAGCTATTGGCTGAAGCGATGAAAGCTGGAACACCTTTTGCTCTTTGGAACGGACCAACTGTTGTTGCTTGGCTGGAGCTTTGGGTTGGCATGCCTACCTGGTATGTTGCGGCATGTCGAGCTAACGTCAAAAGTGGTGCTATAATGAGTGCATTGAGTGACACCGAAATACAACGTGAGATCGGTATCAG TAACTCTTTGCACCGATTGAAATTGAGACTAGCTATCCAGGAAATGGTGTCACTTACAAGTCCATCTGCACCTAAAACTTCTCGCACAACATTAGCTTTTGGAGATATGAATCACGAATGGATAGGAAATGTATGGTTACCAAGTCTTGGATTACCCCAATATCGATCCACTTTCATGGAGTGCCTTGTTGACGCTAGAATGTTGGATCACCTCACTAAAAAGGATCTGCGTGGTCAACTTAGGATGATTGATAGTTTTCATag AACAAGTTTGCAGTACGGGATTTCGTGTTTGAAGAGATTAAATTATGACAGACAACAGttagaggaaagaagaaggatggcAGAAGGAGCTAATGTAGATGTTCTTGTATGGAGTAACGATAGAGTCATACGATGGGTGCAATCAATTGGTCTAAAG GAATATGGAAACCATCTCTTAGAATCTGGAGTACATGGTGCCCTAATTGCTTTGGATGAAAGTTTTGATGCAAATAGTTTTGCTCTCGCTTTGCAAATTCCTACACAAAATACACAG gcAAGACAACTTTTAGAAATGGAATTTGCAAATTTATTAACGGTAGGAACAGAGAGGCGACCTGACGTTTCTAATATGAAATCCTGA
- the LOC124433112 gene encoding liprin-alpha-1 isoform X1, with protein sequence MWSAMCDVMPTIAEDSISQRSSQFSGDDANFEQLMVSMLDERDKLMDSLRECQERVQEAETRVRELEKERDSLNRQIYANIPQELSQLTKELAAARENILQREEEISELKAERNNTRLLLEHLECLVSRHERSLRMTVVKRQAAAQSGVSSEVEVLKALKSLFEHHKALDEKVRERLRVALERNTSLEEELAHTKEELQQYKVSGITPKAIDDKPKENGQTDDGQQQNKNETEQAESQQEPQQQLQQQLQQQQQQQQQHAIQKLGTEKPTEIASRLSNGSLDPSDQDSAVRVIDLQATLDKQSTELSTWQRRVAELSGRVAELEETLSKTQKDLLKTQEINVKLQRDLRENVAQKEDQEERIATLEKRYLNAQRESTSLHDLNEKLEQELQHKKAQLKLQEEKIAAIQEKLELAEQKLTQYAKLPEMEEQLKQRMEALTQVRRPNQQAQERHGSAEDRIQRLEAQLDEKNAEVMRVNQRLKMNEEHNTRLSATVDKLLSESNDRLQTHLTERMEAIEEKNAITQELEKTRKIAEDLQNEKADIVKELGKARLEIDNVKRQMLQQEIAFNIQQTDALTRSLSPNAVDPGSFSRSASHSSFDTHSLPRRGGKRAVIEEDASKNYVVRTLAEQEWEKLQQAHVLANVQQAFDVSSDAEGDGDNESIFSCSAEVISPAGHTDAQTLALMLQEQLDAINNEIRLIQEEKQNTEARAEELESRVGSFEHMNLLARGRSLERASPPLSGRSTPKSHHSPNRDYLHKYHTAPASMSPAHLHQYAASLASPGQLSESLPASQLQLSGEELHSVSERDSVGGAGSASSDAASPLTARSLRLERVVQALAHSQEELRRRTGQTGFPSSGFSPHSRHGQHSNGALNSGTPPSPLSSRHSSQDSLHKNNLSSVGLPIGQLSSSHLHMQTTMSPATAAAVAAAQKKKGIKSSLGRFFSKKEKIKGKDTTMPGDVPGMGGASTPADPDYGDSVSVAGTLGSKSDFDRRKKKSPSMFGSMLDSSRHELLAEAMKAGTPFALWNGPTVVAWLELWVGMPTWYVAACRANVKSGAIMSALSDTEIQREIGISNSLHRLKLRLAIQEMVSLTSPSAPKTSRTTLAFGDMNHEWIGNVWLPSLGLPQYRSTFMECLVDARMLDHLTKKDLRGQLRMIDSFHRTSLQYGISCLKRLNYDRQQLEERRRMAEGANVDVLVWSNDRVIRWVQSIGLKEYGNHLLESGVHGALIALDESFDANSFALALQIPTQNTQARQLLEMEFANLLTVGTERRPDVSNMKS encoded by the exons GAACTGTCACAATTAACAAAAGAATTAGCAGCGGCACGTGAAAACATTTtacagagagaagaagaaatatcagAATTGAAAGCAGAACGGAACAACACACGT CTTCTACTGGAACATCTTGAATGTTTGGTTTCTCGACACGAACGATCGCTAAGAATGACGGTCGTAAAACGTCAAGCCGCGGCACAATCGGGCGTGTCGTCGGAAGTTGAAGTACTAAAAGCTTTAAAGAGTTTGTTCGAACATCATAAAGCTTTGGACGAGAAG gtACGCGAACGATTGCGCGTAGCTCTCGAAAGGAATACGAGCCTTGAAGAGGAATTGGCCCATACCAAAGAAGAG CTCCAACAGTATAAAGTAAGTGGAATTACGCCTAAAGCCATAGATGACAAACCTAAAGAAAATGGTCAAACAGACGATGGTCAACAACAAAACAAG AATGAGACTGAGCAGGCTGAAAGTCAGCAGGAGCCACAACAGCAGCTTCAACAGCAActacagcagcagcagcagcagcagcagcaacacgCAATACAAAAGCTAGGTACAGAGAAGCCAACAGAGATAGCAAGCAGATTGAGCAATGGCAGTCTTGATCCATCCGACCAGGATTCGGCAGTACGAGTAATAGACTTGCAAGCCACTCTTGATAAGCAG aGTACTGAGTTAAGTACATGGCAACGGCGTGTAGCAGAATTGAGCGGACGAGTTGCAGAATTAGAAGAAACACTCTCTAAAACTCAGAAGGATCTTTTAAAAACTCAGGAAATTAATGTTAAGTTGCAAAGAGATCTGCGTGAAAATGTTGCACAGAAAGAGGACCAAGAAGAAAGGATTGCAACTCTTGAAAAACGTTATCTCAATGCTCAACGGGAATCAACTAGCTTACATGATCTCAATGAGAAATTAGAACAGGAACTTCAACATAAAAAAGCTCAATTAAAG cttcaagaagaaaagatagcaGCTATACAAGAAAAATTGGAACTTGCTGAACAAAAATTAACTCAATATGCTAAGTTACCTGAAATGGAAGAACAATTGAAGCAGAGGATGGAGGCTCTGACCCAGGTGAGGAGGCCCAACCAG CAGGCCCAGGAGAGGCATGGTAGTGCAGAAGATAGAATACAAAGGTTAGAAGCACAATTAGACGAGAAAAATGCAGAAGTAATGCGTGTCAATCAACGACTTAAGATGAATGAGGAACATAATACTCGATTAAGTGCAACCGTTGATAAACTTTTATCTG aaTCTAATGACAGGTTACAGACACATTTAACAGAAAGAATGGAAgcaatagaagaaaagaatgcgATAACACAGGAACTTGAAAAGACAAGGAAAATAGCTGAAGatttacaaaatgaaaaagcagATATTGTTAAAGAACTAGGAAAAGCACGTCTCGAAATTGATAATGTAAAGAGACAAATGCTTCAGCAAGAAATTGCTTTTAATATTCAACAAACGGATGCATTGACTAGAAGTCTTTCTCCAAATGCTGTGGATCCTGGCTCATTTTCTAGAAGTGCAAGTCATAGTAGTTTTGACACACATTCATTACCTAGGAGAGGAGGCAAAAGAGCTGTGATAGAAGAGGATGCTTCAAAG aATTATGTAGTACGTACTCTTGCGGAACAAGAATGGGAAAAACTTCAACAAGCTCATGTTCTAGCAAATGTGCAACAAGCATTTGATGTTTCCAGCGATGCTGAAGGTGACGGTGATAATGAAAGTATCTTCAGTTGTTCGGCAGAGGTAATTAGTCCAGCAGGACACACCGATGCTCAAACACTTGCGCTAATGTTACAAGAACAATTAGATGCTATCAATAATGAGATTAGATTAATTCAG gaagaaaaacagaacACCGAAGCACGAGCAGAAGAATTAGAATCTCGAGTAGGTAGCTTTGAACATATGAATTTATTAGCAAGAGGACGCAGTCTCGAGCGAGCGTCACCTCCATTAAGTGGTCGCTCTACACCAAAATCACATCACAGCCCTAACAGAGATTATTTACACAAATATCACACA GCACCAGCATCAATGTCTCCTGCTCATTTACATCAGTATGCTGCATCCCTTGCTAGTCCTGGACAACTTTCAGAATCACTTCCTGCAAGCCAG TTGCAGTTGTCTGGGGAAGAACTGCATTCAGTGAGTGAAAGAGACAGCGTTGGTGGTGCTGGAAGTGCTAGCAGCGATGCCGCTTCCCCATTGACAGCCAGATCACTTAGATTAGAACGTGTTGTGCAAGCACTTGCTCATAGCCAGGAAGAGCTAAGAAG ACGTACTGGACAAACAGGATTCCCCAGCAGTGGCTTTTCCCCACACAG CAGGCATGGACAACATAGCAACGGCGCACTCAATTCTGGGACTCCTCCTTCCCCATTGTCCTCACGCCATAGTAGCCAGGACAGTTTACACAAGAACAATCTATCCAGTGTTGGACTACCCATTGGACAATTGTCGAGTTCGCATCTGCACATGCAAACAACCATGAGTCCAGCAACAGCAGCTGCAGTGGCAGCAGCtcagaagaaaaaaggcatAAAGAGCAGTCTTGGTAGATTTTtcagtaaaaaggaaaag ataaaaggaaaggataCAACGATGCCTGGAGATGTACCTGGTATGGGAGGTGCGAGTACACCAGCAGATCCTGATTATGGAGATAGCGTCTCTGTGGCAGGAACATTAGGGAGCAAGAGTGATtttgatcgaagaaaaaagaaaag TCCCAGTATGTTTGGTAGTATGCTGGATTCTTCACGACATGAGCTATTGGCTGAAGCGATGAAAGCTGGAACACCTTTTGCTCTTTGGAACGGACCAACTGTTGTTGCTTGGCTGGAGCTTTGGGTTGGCATGCCTACCTGGTATGTTGCGGCATGTCGAGCTAACGTCAAAAGTGGTGCTATAATGAGTGCATTGAGTGACACCGAAATACAACGTGAGATCGGTATCAG TAACTCTTTGCACCGATTGAAATTGAGACTAGCTATCCAGGAAATGGTGTCACTTACAAGTCCATCTGCACCTAAAACTTCTCGCACAACATTAGCTTTTGGAGATATGAATCACGAATGGATAGGAAATGTATGGTTACCAAGTCTTGGATTACCCCAATATCGATCCACTTTCATGGAGTGCCTTGTTGACGCTAGAATGTTGGATCACCTCACTAAAAAGGATCTGCGTGGTCAACTTAGGATGATTGATAGTTTTCATag AACAAGTTTGCAGTACGGGATTTCGTGTTTGAAGAGATTAAATTATGACAGACAACAGttagaggaaagaagaaggatggcAGAAGGAGCTAATGTAGATGTTCTTGTATGGAGTAACGATAGAGTCATACGATGGGTGCAATCAATTGGTCTAAAG GAATATGGAAACCATCTCTTAGAATCTGGAGTACATGGTGCCCTAATTGCTTTGGATGAAAGTTTTGATGCAAATAGTTTTGCTCTCGCTTTGCAAATTCCTACACAAAATACACAG gcAAGACAACTTTTAGAAATGGAATTTGCAAATTTATTAACGGTAGGAACAGAGAGGCGACCTGACGTTTCTAATATGAAATCCTGA